ATTCATGGGACCTGCAAAATTGGTGATTAAACGTCCGCCAATACTAGCATTTTGATATTGAACATCAAGCGGAGCAATTCTTATCTCAGTACCGTCTTCTTCAACAATAGTAGCATCGTGAGCGACCTTATATGTCTTGGTTTCTTCTAAAACTAAGCCAGTAATACTCAGCTGATCTTCTAAGTCATAGCCTGTAACATGCATTGGGAGACTCGTTGGGTCTAACTTACTTTGAGACAAGTTGATGCGCTTAACAAAACCTTGCTCATTAAGGGTTAAACTTGCTGGAGTACCTGTTTTGATCTCAGTTTTGTCATCACCCCAACCAGCCATTCGCACATAACCGCCCAAGGGTAACATCCTCAAGGTATAAAGAGTTCCTCCTTGGTCAACATGAGAAAAAATTTTAGGGCCCATTCCAATGGCAAATTCTCTTACTAGAATGCCTGATTTTTTAGCAAAATAGAAATGTCCAAATTCATGGACAATCACTAAAATACCAAAAATAATAATAAAGGTTATTATTCCTAACATAGATTTCCTTTCAGTCTATTGCTTTTTTGAGTTTTGTCGCGTTGTTGCGACTCCAAACATTACCTCTTAAGATTAAAATAAACCAAAGAGATGCATGATGGGAAAAACAAAAATCATGGAATCAAAGCGGTCTAAAATACCACCATGTCCCGGGATAAGCTTACCTGAATCTTTGACACCAAAGTGACGTTTGAGAGCACTTTCAACCAAATCACCAAATTGGGCAAAAATGGAAAAAAGAGCGACCAAAACCAACATGGTCAAAAAGTGATGTGGCGCATAAACAGACCTATCAATCACCATAAAGATAAAAGACACAAGGACTGCACAAGCGATCCCTCCTAAACTACCTTCAATGGTTTTGTTTGGAGAAACTGTAGGCAATAGTTTGCGTCTACCAAACTGACGCCCAATCAGATATGCTCCAATATCAGTGGCCCAAACGATAAATAAGGCCAAAAAGACCTTGTCAATTCCTGACAGGCGAGCATTGATCAAATGTTGAAAACCAATCCCAACATAAAAACTAGTTGCAATCGGAAAGGCCGCATCATCAAATGAATAAGCTCTGCTATTTAAAACAGTACCTGCCAAAATGAAAAAAACCATTAAGCTGTAAAAAGCAACATTCGCATCAATTGGTAAAAAAGTGAGGTAATGGTCCATCGGAACTGCCAATACAAAGGCGGCTAACATGGCAAAAACACCTTCAAAAGAAAAGACTTCTAATCTTTTCATTTTCAGTAATTCTGATACCCCAATCATGGCCAAAACGCCTACAAATAATTGGAATGGTAGGTTTCCTATTATGAGAAAAGGTAGGAAAATAGCTACTGCTACTCCCCCCCAAACAACACGTTCTTTCATAACTATCTCCTTTTAGACCTTGCCAAAACGACGTTGGCGGCGGTTATAATCCGCAATGGCCTTTAGTAGCTCTGCCTTTTTAAAATCAGGCCACAAGACTGGTGTGAAATAAAATTCACTGTAAGCTGATTGCCAAGGCAAGAAATTGCTCAAACGCAGCTCACCACTGGTGCGAATAATCAAATCGGGGTCTCGGTAGAGATATGGCAGATGGTCTGTCATCAAGTAATTAGCAATCAAATCCTCCGTAATATCTCCTGGATTTAATTTGGCATCTAAGACATCTTGAGCAATAAAGCGAACAGCACTGGTAATCTCAGCACGTCCTCCATAATTGAGAGCAAAATTCAAAATTAAACCCGTATTACGTTTTGTTTTGTCGATGGCTGCATTTAGCGCTGCCAAGGTATCTTCAGGTAAACGACTAGTCTCTCCAATCATTTGAATCTTTACATTGTTCTCATGAAGCACAGGCACATATTTGTCAAAGAAGGTTACTGGTAAATTCATGATAAAAGACACCTCATCTTGGGGTCTGGACCAGTTTTCTGTCGAAAAGGCATAGACTGTCAGAACTTTAACCCCCAACTCAGATGCAGTAATCGTTACTTCTTGTAAAGCATCCATCCCAGCTTTATGCCCAAACACTCTAGGTTTTAGTCTTTTTTTGGCCCAACGTCCATTACCATCCATGATAATTCCAATATGCTTTGGGATACTCCCCAAAACTTTTTTTGTTGATTTCGCTTTTAATCCAAACATGTTTTTTCCTTATTGATAAGCATACTTATCTCATATTTTATCATATTTCACGCCTTTTGGCTTGTTTTTTATCAATTAGATCTTATCTTCACAAAATGTTCACCTATCCTCTGATAGATGTGTCAGCTTTTCATGAACCTGTTAGCATCAGAATAACTGTTTCAATCCAGGGATCAAAACAAAAAAGTTTGGCATATTTCATCCAAACTTTCCCCGCCTTAATGGCTTTCAATGGCACTGTCAGTGTCAGTGCTATCTACTGTCTCAACAGCAGGCTCATTAACAACACTGGTTTCTTCTGTTTCAACCAGTGTCGTTTCTGTAGTAGCTTTTGTTACAATACGCTTAATAGCTAATAGCTCAAATGTCAAAAAGACGCCATCCACATCTAACACAATCTTTTTAGCTGTTGTATCGACTTCGTCAACAATCGCAAACATGCCACCAATCGTTACGACTTCGTCTCCTTTTTCAATAGCGTTTAACTGATTTTGGCGTTCTTGCGCTTGTTTTTTTTGTTGACGTTGCATAAACCAAATCAATCCAAGCATCACTACAAACATTAAAATTGTTGGAAATCCCATAATGTCTCCTTTTTATTCTATAAAAGTCATGTCTTACTATATCAAAAATCAAGCGGTATAGCAAGACTAGACGTTACCTGATGTCTTCTTTAAACGAGACGCTAAGCGCAGTGCTTTACTCACGAGTCAAAAAAGCTAAGATGTCATCTGGTGTCAAACTTGAATCACATACAGCCCTTTGGTGCTGATCGTAACTAACCAGCAAAGCTGGAACTGTCACTAATTGGTAGTTCTCACGAAAGGCAGCAAGCTCAGCAGCATCAGCAGCGTTTTCGCTATCCACAAAATAGACTTCTTTTTGATTATCTGTTGCTACTTGTGCCAACTTGGGAGCAAAGCGGCGACAATAAGGAC
The genomic region above belongs to Streptococcus pyogenes and contains:
- a CDS encoding phosphatidate cytidylyltransferase, which gives rise to MKERVVWGGVAVAIFLPFLIIGNLPFQLFVGVLAMIGVSELLKMKRLEVFSFEGVFAMLAAFVLAVPMDHYLTFLPIDANVAFYSLMVFFILAGTVLNSRAYSFDDAAFPIATSFYVGIGFQHLINARLSGIDKVFLALFIVWATDIGAYLIGRQFGRRKLLPTVSPNKTIEGSLGGIACAVLVSFIFMVIDRSVYAPHHFLTMLVLVALFSIFAQFGDLVESALKRHFGVKDSGKLIPGHGGILDRFDSMIFVFPIMHLFGLF
- a CDS encoding isoprenyl transferase — protein: MFGLKAKSTKKVLGSIPKHIGIIMDGNGRWAKKRLKPRVFGHKAGMDALQEVTITASELGVKVLTVYAFSTENWSRPQDEVSFIMNLPVTFFDKYVPVLHENNVKIQMIGETSRLPEDTLAALNAAIDKTKRNTGLILNFALNYGGRAEITSAVRFIAQDVLDAKLNPGDITEDLIANYLMTDHLPYLYRDPDLIIRTSGELRLSNFLPWQSAYSEFYFTPVLWPDFKKAELLKAIADYNRRQRRFGKV
- the yajC gene encoding preprotein translocase subunit YajC; translated protein: MGFPTILMFVVMLGLIWFMQRQQKKQAQERQNQLNAIEKGDEVVTIGGMFAIVDEVDTTAKKIVLDVDGVFLTFELLAIKRIVTKATTETTLVETEETSVVNEPAVETVDSTDTDSAIESH
- a CDS encoding thioredoxin domain-containing protein, whose protein sequence is MRPKEKETSMTFEEIVANFIPSSVAEVTSAIASGKDMIVFLGRSSCPYCRRFAPKLAQVATDNQKEVYFVDSENAADAAELAAFRENYQLVTVPALLVSYDQHQRAVCDSSLTPDDILAFLTRE